The DNA region GGCCGCCTTGGCGGCGGCGGTTGCGGCCGTCTCGGCCGCGGACGTGCCCAGCGCGCGGCTCACGGACGCCTTGCGCGCGCCCTCGCGCGCAGCCGCCGTGACCTGGATGTAGTTGTTGAACACCACGCCGAACTGGAGGATCGCGAAGAGGATCAGCAGCAGGACGGGAAGGATCACGGCGAACTCGACGACCGCCTGCCCGTGTTCGGTGTTGCGCTGCTTGGACACGAATCCTCGCTCGGGGGTTGTGGGACGGGGGAACGTTGTGCGAAAGGCGGGCCCCGGCCTGGATGACCCAGGCCGGAACCCGCCAAGACTTCACTCGATTACATGGCGCCGATTACGCCATTGAGGACGCTCGAGATCTTGTTGCTCAGGAGGCCGAGGGTGACCACCACAGCGATGGTGATGACGCCGAGCACGACGGCATACTCAGCCATCGTCTGGCCCGACTCCTCCTTGAGATCCGCGAACAGGCGGCTCAGGTACTCGATCAAGGAATTCACCTCCCCTCCTACATTCTGGGATCCGCCGGGAGCGGCAGGTTCCTGTGGGATCTGTTTCGGCAGTCGGCCGGAAAGGTTGAGCGCTTTCCGGCCAGTTCCCCTGTTTGGGGGACCTGCCTCTGCAGGCGTATCTCCATAGGTAGACGAGAGCCCGCGGGATGGCATCCCCCGTTGGGATGCTTCTCGGCTATCGTCTGCCGCGATGGCAACGGTGATCGACGGCAAGCGCGTGTCCGAGCAGGTGCGCGAGCGGGTCGGGCGCGAGGCGGCGTCGTTCATCGAGGCAAGCGGCCACACGCCTGGCCTGGTGACCATCCTGGTCGGCGAGGACGCCGCCTCCCAGATCTACGTGCGCAGCAAGGGCGAGCGCACGAAGGAGCTCGGGATGGCGTCCTTCCACGAGCAGCTGCCGGCGACGGCGAGCCAGGACGAGGTCGAGAGCACGGTCGCGAAGTGGAACGCCGACGACCGCGTGGACGGAATCCTCGTGCAGCTGCCGCTGCCCGGCGACCTCGACGCCAAGCCCGTTCTCGAGCTGATCGATCCGTCGAAGGACGTCGACGGGTTCCACCCCGTCAGCGTCGGCCGGCTCGTCGCCAATCAGCCCGGGCTGCGGCCCTGCACACCGGCCGGCGTGATGGAGCTGCTCAGCGCCTACGAGATCCCGGTGTCCGGCGCCGAGGCGGTCGTCGTCGGGCGG from Gaiellales bacterium includes:
- a CDS encoding TadE family protein; translation: MSKQRNTEHGQAVVEFAVILPVLLLILFAILQFGVVFNNYIQVTAAAREGARKASVSRALGTSAAETAATAAAKAAAPGLKQSSITVTYPNSPTFAQGTDVSVKVTYPYSISLMGIIAKSGTLSSTTTMRVE
- the folD gene encoding bifunctional methylenetetrahydrofolate dehydrogenase/methenyltetrahydrofolate cyclohydrolase FolD codes for the protein MATVIDGKRVSEQVRERVGREAASFIEASGHTPGLVTILVGEDAASQIYVRSKGERTKELGMASFHEQLPATASQDEVESTVAKWNADDRVDGILVQLPLPGDLDAKPVLELIDPSKDVDGFHPVSVGRLVANQPGLRPCTPAGVMELLSAYEIPVSGAEAVVVGRSDIVGKPVALLLLHQSATVTIAHSRTRDLAEVTRRADILVAAVGRAQMITGDMVKPGATVIDVGINRTEAGVVGDVDYASASEVAGAITPVPGGVGPMTIAMLLSNTLHAAKLRRG